Proteins from a genomic interval of Chromatiales bacterium:
- a CDS encoding FxsA family protein, whose product MQLSGPLALALFVAVPVTELYLLIQVGGVIGALPTIGLVLLTAAVGVSLLRQQGMATLARARERIDAGTLPAAELLEGVALLVAGALLLTPGFVTDTIGFLLLIPASRRALVRALIDRGVIHVAGRPGARPASGNTIEGEFERRDDL is encoded by the coding sequence ATGCAACTGTCCGGCCCTCTCGCACTGGCGCTGTTCGTCGCCGTACCCGTCACCGAGCTGTATCTGCTGATTCAGGTCGGCGGCGTGATCGGCGCGCTGCCGACGATTGGTCTGGTGCTGCTGACCGCCGCAGTTGGCGTGAGCCTGTTGCGCCAGCAGGGCATGGCAACCCTTGCACGGGCGCGCGAGCGCATCGATGCCGGAACGCTGCCTGCCGCCGAGCTGCTCGAGGGCGTCGCGCTGCTGGTCGCGGGCGCTCTGCTGCTCACCCCCGGGTTCGTGACCGACACGATCGGCTTTCTGCTCCTGATCCCAGCCAGCCGCCGCGCGCTGGTCCGCGCTCTCATCGACCGTGGAGTGATCCATGTCGCCGGCCGGCCCGGCGCCCGACCGGCGAGCGGCAACACCATCGAGGGCGAGTTCGAACGCCGGGATGACCTGTAA
- the dsbD gene encoding protein-disulfide reductase DsbD, giving the protein MIDAFAARWRALLWIFAALWAGAAGAITDDDLLPPEQAFALQAPQLVDGAVRLSWRVADGYYLYRSKFKVLGTTEGVTLGDPIIPPGEKKNDPFFGDIEIFRGAVSIDVPYQADPLPDALDLKTTVQGCADIGVCYPPFHQTVTIALAGAPAAVIPVAGAPALAATALAPLADAVPATPLAVAGLAPALGDTAPAAGPFGGSALDGLTSLSRSLGFNDDEDDLLPPDQAFQFIPEVVDGNRLRMQFQAAPGYYLYRDKIKLELVGADARLGTVELPRGETKDDPSFGTVEVYHGLITADVAVERAAGGPLALDLKAAYQGCAERGVCYPPIKKTIAIELPATTVDSRATAVAAAPVVATPVVAAPAQTASAPAPVAAAPAAPVAAPPESEQDELAKFLLEKPLIVSAGLFFLLGLGLAFTPCVFPMIPILSGIIIGQGDKLTTRKAFVLSLVYVLAMGLTYTVVGVLAGLGGANLQIWFQNPWVLSIFAAIFVLLSLSMFGFYELQMPGKVQSWLSNVSNRQQGGSLTGVAVMGFLSALIVGPCVTAPLIGALIVIGQTGDAVLGGTALFALSMGMGAPLLAIGTSAGKLLPRAGVWMDAVKAFFGVGLLAVAIWLLERILPVGVTLLLWGTLLIASGVYLGALDPVGRDGPNGWRRFWKSLGVVVALYGALQIIGAASGAREVWQPLRGLTSSVATGGAAGTAAPAPALGFQKVKGTDGLDAALAQAAARGQPVMLDFYADWCISCKELEHYTFSDAKVVQSLSSFLVLQTDVTDNDAADQALLKRFGLIGPPAILFFTPDGTELRAYRKVGFVPAEAFVTHVEHFKTAAQGAGG; this is encoded by the coding sequence ATGATTGACGCGTTTGCGGCGCGCTGGCGCGCCCTGCTGTGGATTTTCGCCGCCCTGTGGGCCGGCGCGGCCGGAGCGATCACAGACGACGACCTGCTGCCGCCGGAACAGGCCTTCGCACTTCAGGCTCCGCAGCTCGTCGACGGCGCGGTGCGCCTGAGCTGGCGCGTCGCCGATGGCTACTACCTGTACCGGTCCAAGTTCAAGGTGCTGGGCACGACCGAGGGCGTGACCCTGGGCGACCCGATCATCCCGCCGGGCGAAAAGAAGAACGACCCGTTTTTCGGCGATATCGAGATCTTCCGCGGGGCGGTGTCGATCGATGTGCCGTATCAAGCCGACCCGTTGCCCGACGCCCTGGATCTGAAAACCACGGTGCAGGGCTGCGCGGATATCGGTGTCTGCTATCCGCCGTTTCACCAGACCGTGACCATCGCGCTGGCGGGCGCCCCCGCCGCGGTCATTCCGGTCGCCGGCGCCCCGGCGCTGGCCGCGACGGCGCTGGCGCCGCTGGCCGACGCAGTTCCCGCCACGCCGCTTGCCGTCGCCGGGCTCGCGCCTGCGCTGGGCGATACCGCGCCGGCCGCGGGGCCGTTTGGCGGATCGGCGCTCGACGGGCTGACTTCACTCAGCCGGTCGCTCGGATTCAACGACGACGAGGACGACCTGCTGCCGCCCGACCAGGCGTTCCAGTTCATCCCGGAGGTCGTCGACGGCAACCGGCTGCGCATGCAGTTCCAGGCCGCGCCGGGCTACTACCTGTACCGCGACAAGATCAAGCTCGAACTCGTCGGTGCCGACGCACGCCTCGGCACGGTGGAACTGCCGCGCGGCGAGACCAAGGACGACCCGAGCTTCGGCACGGTCGAGGTCTATCACGGGTTGATCACGGCCGATGTCGCCGTCGAGCGCGCCGCCGGTGGTCCGCTCGCGCTCGATCTGAAGGCCGCCTACCAGGGCTGCGCCGAGCGTGGTGTGTGTTACCCGCCGATCAAAAAGACCATCGCGATCGAGCTTCCGGCGACGACGGTCGATTCGCGCGCGACGGCCGTGGCCGCCGCGCCCGTGGTGGCAACACCAGTTGTAGCGGCGCCGGCCCAGACCGCTTCCGCGCCCGCGCCGGTTGCGGCCGCGCCGGCCGCCCCGGTGGCGGCGCCGCCGGAGAGCGAACAGGACGAACTTGCGAAGTTCCTGCTCGAAAAACCGCTGATCGTGTCGGCCGGGCTGTTCTTCCTGCTCGGCCTGGGGCTCGCGTTCACGCCCTGCGTGTTCCCGATGATTCCGATCCTGTCCGGCATCATCATCGGCCAGGGCGACAAGCTGACCACGCGCAAGGCCTTCGTGCTGTCGCTGGTCTACGTGCTGGCGATGGGGCTGACCTACACGGTGGTCGGCGTGCTCGCGGGGCTCGGCGGCGCGAACCTGCAGATCTGGTTCCAGAACCCCTGGGTCCTGTCGATCTTCGCGGCGATCTTCGTGCTGCTGTCGCTGTCGATGTTCGGCTTCTACGAGCTGCAGATGCCGGGCAAGGTGCAGAGCTGGCTCAGCAATGTCTCGAATCGCCAGCAGGGCGGCAGCCTGACGGGCGTCGCGGTCATGGGCTTCCTGTCGGCGCTGATCGTCGGTCCGTGCGTGACCGCACCGCTGATCGGCGCGCTCATCGTCATCGGCCAGACCGGCGATGCGGTGCTCGGCGGCACGGCGCTGTTCGCGCTGTCCATGGGCATGGGCGCGCCGCTGCTCGCGATCGGCACCTCGGCCGGCAAGCTGCTGCCGCGGGCCGGCGTGTGGATGGACGCGGTGAAGGCCTTCTTCGGCGTCGGCCTGCTGGCAGTCGCCATCTGGCTGCTCGAACGCATCCTGCCGGTCGGCGTGACCCTGTTGCTCTGGGGCACGCTGCTGATCGCCAGCGGCGTCTACCTCGGTGCGCTGGACCCGGTCGGCCGCGACGGGCCGAACGGCTGGCGCAGGTTCTGGAAATCGCTCGGCGTGGTCGTCGCGCTGTACGGCGCGCTGCAGATCATCGGTGCGGCCAGCGGCGCGCGCGAGGTCTGGCAGCCGCTGCGTGGCCTGACCTCGTCAGTCGCCACCGGGGGCGCGGCGGGCACCGCCGCGCCTGCCCCCGCGCTGGGCTTCCAGAAGGTCAAGGGCACGGACGGGCTGGATGCCGCGCTCGCGCAGGCCGCCGCGCGTGGCCAGCCGGTGATGCTGGATTTCTATGCGGACTGGTGCATCTCCTGCAAGGAACTCGAGCACTACACCTTCAGCGATGCGAAGGTCGTCCAGTCGCTTTCGAGTTTCCTCGTACTACAGACCGACGTCACCGACAACGACGCGGCCGACCAGGCGCTGCTGAAGCGCTTCGGCCTGATCGGGCCGCCGGCGATTCTGTTTTTCACACCGGACGGCACCGAGCTGCGGGCCTACCGCAAGGTCGGCTTCGTGCCGGCCGAGGCGTTCGTCACGCACGTCGAGCATTTCAAGACCGCCGCGCAGGGCGCCGGCGGATGA
- a CDS encoding class II aldolase/adducin family protein codes for MQTADGVIKFRLHHESAPALALPAVASLLNWFRRCRERGLVGQDGTRYDGAAYGNLSIRWPDGGFVVTGSQTGGLESIGPEHLCHVLRVDEKNNSVRSRGPIPPSSESMTHAAIYRCRPQVQAVIHVHAPALWRSADALHLPVTSPDVPYGTAEMAAETERILAQHPALPGGFAMGGHEDGVLAYGRDLAEAGAYLLGLVDDPGRVGD; via the coding sequence ATGCAGACAGCGGACGGCGTCATCAAATTCCGGTTGCACCACGAGTCGGCACCCGCTCTCGCGTTGCCAGCCGTCGCGTCGCTGCTGAACTGGTTCCGACGCTGCCGCGAACGCGGTCTGGTCGGGCAGGATGGCACGCGCTACGACGGCGCGGCCTATGGAAACCTGAGCATTCGCTGGCCCGATGGCGGATTCGTGGTCACCGGTTCGCAGACCGGCGGACTCGAATCCATCGGGCCGGAACACCTGTGCCATGTTCTGCGAGTCGATGAAAAAAATAACAGCGTGCGGTCGCGCGGCCCGATACCGCCGTCGTCGGAATCGATGACGCATGCGGCGATCTATCGCTGTCGACCGCAGGTGCAGGCCGTGATTCACGTCCACGCGCCAGCACTATGGCGATCGGCGGACGCATTGCATTTGCCGGTCACAAGCCCCGACGTCCCCTATGGCACGGCTGAGATGGCGGCCGAGACCGAGCGCATTCTGGCGCAGCATCCGGCGCTGCCCGGCGGTTTTGCGATGGGCGGTCATGAAGACGGCGTGCTCGCCTACGGGCGCGACCTGGCGGAAGCTGGCGCCTACCTGCTGGGGCTGGTAGACGACCCCGGGAGAGTCGGCGATTGA
- a CDS encoding divalent-cation tolerance protein CutA, with the protein MAETDVVVALCTCPDEIVAGAIADALVGGRLAACVNLIGGLRSTYRWKGEVCCDPEVLLVIKTTTANLDAVTARVRELHRYELPELIALPVVGGFENYLNWVRESVKS; encoded by the coding sequence ATGGCAGAAACCGACGTTGTAGTGGCGCTGTGCACCTGCCCGGACGAGATCGTCGCCGGGGCGATCGCCGACGCCCTGGTGGGCGGACGACTGGCCGCCTGCGTGAACCTGATCGGCGGGCTGCGGTCCACCTATCGTTGGAAGGGCGAGGTCTGTTGCGACCCCGAGGTGCTGCTGGTCATCAAGACCACGACCGCAAACCTGGATGCGGTCACCGCGCGCGTGCGTGAGCTGCATCGCTACGAGCTACCCGAGCTGATCGCCCTGCCCGTGGTCGGCGGCTTCGAGAACTATCTGAACTGGGTGCGGGAGTCCGTGAAATCATGA
- a CDS encoding acetyl-CoA carboxylase biotin carboxyl carrier protein, with amino-acid sequence MDIRKVKKLIELLDESNVAEIEIHEGEESIRISRNSTSAPPMGFAAPWPIPMGGMPGAQPAPAASGAGASTSSEPAAPVHDGDPVTSPMVGTYYAAPSPGAKPFIEVGQRVSAGDTLCIIEAMKILNQITADRAGVITEICVENAQPVEYDQVLFYID; translated from the coding sequence ATGGATATTCGCAAGGTCAAGAAACTGATCGAGCTGTTGGACGAATCCAACGTCGCCGAGATCGAGATCCACGAGGGCGAGGAGTCCATCCGCATCTCGCGCAATTCGACCAGCGCCCCGCCGATGGGCTTTGCCGCGCCCTGGCCCATTCCCATGGGCGGAATGCCCGGGGCGCAGCCCGCGCCGGCGGCCTCGGGCGCCGGTGCCAGCACATCGAGCGAACCCGCCGCGCCGGTGCACGATGGCGACCCGGTGACTTCGCCGATGGTCGGCACCTACTACGCGGCGCCGTCACCCGGCGCCAAACCGTTCATCGAGGTCGGCCAGCGGGTGTCGGCCGGTGACACGCTCTGCATCATCGAGGCGATGAAGATCCTCAACCAGATCACCGCCGATCGCGCGGGTGTGATTACGGAGATCTGCGTGGAAAACGCCCAGCCGGTCGAGTACGACCAGGTCCTGTTTTACATCGACTGA
- the groES gene encoding co-chaperone GroES produces MNIRPLHDRVVVRRLDEERKSPGGIVIPDSATEKPIQGEVLAIGNGKILESGEKRPLDVKVGDKILFGKYSGTEVKLDGQELVVMREDDIMAVLVS; encoded by the coding sequence ATGAATATCCGTCCCCTGCACGATCGCGTCGTGGTCCGTCGTCTCGACGAAGAGCGCAAAAGCCCCGGTGGCATCGTGATCCCGGACTCCGCGACCGAAAAGCCGATCCAGGGCGAAGTCCTCGCCATCGGCAACGGCAAGATTCTCGAAAGTGGTGAGAAGCGCCCGCTCGACGTCAAGGTCGGCGACAAGATCCTGTTCGGCAAGTACTCCGGCACCGAGGTCAAGCTCGACGGCCAGGAGCTGGTCGTGATGCGCGAAGACGACATCATGGCCGTGCTGGTCAGTTGA
- a CDS encoding fused MFS/spermidine synthase has translation MAVHDIVNPSTAGGRAMVFVFSLAIFLGAALLFMIQPMVSRLVLPTLGGSPAVWITAVMFFQAVLLLGYLYAHLLSTRVTPWMQPVVHVVLLLLALASLPATRPDAGSAEITTQPALWLLGHLSLSIGLPFFAVSATAPLMQRWFARSGHRHAHDPYFLYAASNLGALLALLAYPVLVEPALGLDQQNLAWALGYALLLMVIAICGGWMIRSSRPERPAVDVTGARAARVPPDWPTRLRWLALAFVPSALLLAVTLYISTDVAAVPFIWVVPLALFLLSFVFVFARRQWLKAHWMLELQAWAFIALAIFWAIDDGWMRLVLHLAVLFLTAMVCHGELVRLRPHVSDLTEFYLWISVGGLLGGVFCAVIAPLAFDGVYEYPLVVLLAALLRPRARASSGRAMTRLSWLDFALPALLAVFFLLPRAFPALNPDQFGAAGVFVFFAAIAVVLDRFRNHPARFALGLLPLLATAHASSTAGAVQLRDRSFFGVYSVVDKGDGSIRYLVHGRTVHGAQRLQPDRATELATYYHHAAPLGQIVEAMHAAGRIRNIGVLGLGAGTLACIVRPGQSITFYELDPLMAEIARDTRYFSFLDRCAPQARIILGDGRLKLAQATDGAYDLLVFDAFTSDAIPMHLVTREALGMYLDKLAPGGLLMFQITNNYVDLEPVLARLIDSLGLAGRVGEFTPTAAQSADEISASKWVVIVHSEADLPGVAQGDGWRALPAVGSGTHRVWTDDYSNLFEALYLRTWLLGPERFGGDQAGSHQADRAASL, from the coding sequence ATGGCAGTCCATGACATCGTGAACCCATCCACGGCCGGCGGCCGCGCCATGGTTTTTGTGTTCTCGCTCGCCATCTTTCTCGGCGCGGCTCTGTTGTTCATGATCCAGCCAATGGTGTCGCGGCTGGTGTTGCCGACCCTGGGCGGGTCGCCGGCCGTGTGGATCACGGCGGTGATGTTCTTTCAGGCCGTGCTTCTGCTGGGCTACCTCTACGCGCATCTGTTATCCACACGCGTAACGCCGTGGATGCAGCCGGTTGTTCATGTCGTGCTGCTGTTGCTCGCCCTGGCGAGCCTACCGGCAACACGGCCCGACGCCGGTTCCGCCGAGATCACGACGCAGCCCGCGCTCTGGTTGCTGGGGCATCTGTCGCTGTCGATCGGCCTGCCGTTCTTCGCGGTTTCGGCGACCGCGCCGCTCATGCAGCGGTGGTTCGCCCGCAGCGGTCATCGGCACGCGCATGACCCGTATTTCCTCTACGCCGCAAGCAACCTCGGCGCGCTCCTGGCCCTGCTTGCGTATCCGGTGCTCGTCGAACCGGCGCTGGGGCTGGATCAGCAGAACCTGGCATGGGCCCTGGGCTACGCGCTGTTGCTGATGGTGATCGCGATCTGTGGCGGGTGGATGATTCGCTCGAGCCGTCCGGAGCGGCCTGCGGTGGATGTGACCGGCGCGCGGGCCGCGCGGGTGCCACCCGATTGGCCAACACGTTTGCGCTGGCTTGCATTGGCCTTCGTGCCGTCGGCGCTACTGTTGGCCGTGACGCTGTATATCAGCACCGATGTTGCCGCGGTTCCGTTTATCTGGGTCGTGCCGCTGGCCCTGTTCCTGCTTTCGTTCGTGTTCGTCTTCGCGCGGCGGCAGTGGCTGAAGGCGCACTGGATGCTGGAACTCCAGGCCTGGGCGTTCATTGCCCTGGCAATCTTCTGGGCGATCGACGACGGCTGGATGCGGCTGGTGCTGCACCTCGCCGTGCTGTTTCTGACGGCGATGGTGTGCCATGGTGAACTCGTGCGGCTGCGCCCGCACGTGAGCGATCTGACAGAGTTTTATCTATGGATCTCCGTCGGCGGTCTGCTCGGCGGGGTGTTCTGCGCAGTCATCGCCCCGCTGGCTTTTGATGGTGTATACGAGTACCCGCTGGTCGTGTTGCTCGCCGCTTTGTTGAGACCGCGCGCGAGGGCGTCATCGGGGCGCGCCATGACCCGACTCTCGTGGCTCGATTTCGCACTGCCCGCGCTGCTGGCGGTGTTCTTTCTGCTTCCGCGTGCATTCCCGGCGCTGAATCCGGACCAGTTCGGCGCCGCTGGCGTGTTTGTCTTCTTCGCCGCGATCGCCGTGGTGCTCGACCGGTTTCGCAACCATCCGGCCCGATTCGCGCTCGGTCTGCTGCCGCTGCTGGCGACCGCGCATGCGTCCAGCACTGCGGGTGCAGTGCAATTGCGCGACCGCAGTTTTTTCGGCGTGTACTCGGTGGTCGACAAGGGCGACGGCAGCATCCGCTACCTGGTGCATGGCCGTACCGTGCACGGCGCCCAGCGCCTGCAACCGGATCGCGCCACGGAGCTGGCCACCTATTACCACCACGCGGCGCCGCTTGGTCAGATCGTTGAGGCAATGCACGCTGCGGGCCGCATTCGCAACATCGGCGTACTGGGCCTTGGGGCGGGCACGCTCGCCTGCATTGTCCGCCCGGGCCAGTCGATCACGTTCTATGAACTCGATCCGCTCATGGCCGAAATCGCCCGTGACACGCGGTACTTCAGCTTTCTGGATCGTTGCGCCCCGCAGGCGCGGATCATTCTCGGCGACGGACGGCTCAAACTCGCGCAGGCGACCGATGGCGCATACGACCTGCTGGTGTTCGACGCCTTCACCTCCGATGCGATCCCGATGCATCTGGTGACCCGCGAGGCGCTCGGCATGTACCTCGACAAACTCGCGCCCGGCGGCCTGTTGATGTTCCAGATCACGAACAACTACGTGGACCTCGAACCGGTCCTGGCGCGGCTGATCGATTCTCTCGGGCTGGCCGGACGGGTCGGTGAATTCACGCCGACCGCCGCGCAATCCGCCGACGAGATATCGGCCTCGAAATGGGTCGTCATCGTACACTCGGAAGCCGACCTGCCGGGTGTTGCGCAGGGTGACGGCTGGCGAGCTCTGCCAGCCGTAGGCAGCGGCACGCATCGCGTCTGGACCGATGACTACTCGAACCTTTTCGAGGCGCTGTATCTGCGCACCTGGTTGCTTGGCCCCGAACGTTTCGGGGGCGATCAGGCAGGCAGTCATCAGGCCGACCGGGCCGCGTCGTTGTGA
- the groL gene encoding chaperonin GroEL (60 kDa chaperone family; promotes refolding of misfolded polypeptides especially under stressful conditions; forms two stacked rings of heptamers to form a barrel-shaped 14mer; ends can be capped by GroES; misfolded proteins enter the barrel where they are refolded when GroES binds), with protein MAAKDVRFSDDARSRMVRGVNILANAVKVTLGPKGRNVVLDKSFGAPTVTKDGVSVAKEIELADKFENMGAQMVKEVASQTSDAAGDGTTTATVLAQSILREGLKAVAAGMNPMDLKRGIDRAVGVVVERLKDMSKPCEDNKAIAQVGTISANSDDSIGSIIAEAMEKVGKEGVITVEEGSTLENELDVVEGMQFDRGYLSPYFINNQQSQQSELDDPFVLLYDKKISNIREMLPVLEGVAKAGKPLLIIAEDVEGEALATLVVNSIRGIVKVCAVKAPGFGDRRKAMLQDIAILSGGQVISEEVGLSLEKASLEDLGRAKKVQISKENTTIIDGAGDSTEIKNRVEQIRKQIEEATSDYDKEKLQERVAKLAGGVAVIKVGAATEVEMKEKKARVEDALHATRAAVEEGVVPGGGVALVRAISALDNAKGDNTDQDRGISIVRRSIEEPLRQIVANAGLEGSVILDKVRAGEGNYGYNASTGEFGDMVAMGILDPTKVTRTALQNAASVSGLMITTEAMVSEAPKKEEHGSAVPGGGMDDMGGMGGMGMM; from the coding sequence ATGGCTGCAAAAGACGTCCGATTCAGTGACGACGCCCGCTCGCGCATGGTGCGTGGCGTCAACATCCTCGCCAATGCGGTGAAGGTGACCCTGGGCCCGAAGGGCCGCAATGTCGTGCTCGACAAGAGCTTCGGCGCGCCGACCGTCACGAAGGACGGTGTCTCGGTCGCCAAAGAGATCGAACTGGCCGACAAGTTCGAGAACATGGGCGCGCAGATGGTCAAGGAGGTTGCCTCGCAGACCTCCGACGCCGCCGGTGACGGCACCACGACCGCCACGGTGCTGGCCCAGTCGATCCTGCGCGAGGGCCTGAAGGCCGTCGCCGCGGGCATGAACCCGATGGACCTCAAGCGCGGCATCGACCGCGCGGTCGGCGTCGTCGTCGAGCGCCTGAAAGACATGTCCAAGCCCTGCGAGGACAACAAGGCCATCGCCCAGGTCGGCACGATCTCGGCGAACTCCGACGACTCGATCGGCTCGATCATCGCCGAGGCGATGGAGAAGGTCGGCAAGGAAGGCGTCATCACCGTCGAGGAAGGCTCCACCCTGGAGAACGAACTCGACGTGGTCGAAGGCATGCAGTTCGATCGCGGCTACCTGTCGCCGTACTTCATCAACAACCAGCAGAGCCAGCAGTCCGAGCTCGACGACCCGTTCGTCCTGCTCTACGACAAGAAGATCTCCAACATCCGCGAGATGCTGCCGGTGCTCGAAGGTGTGGCGAAGGCCGGCAAGCCGCTGCTGATCATTGCCGAGGACGTCGAGGGCGAGGCCCTGGCGACCCTGGTCGTGAACTCCATCCGCGGCATCGTGAAGGTCTGCGCCGTGAAGGCGCCGGGCTTCGGTGACCGTCGCAAGGCCATGCTGCAGGACATCGCGATCCTGAGCGGCGGCCAGGTGATCTCCGAAGAGGTCGGCCTGTCGCTGGAGAAGGCCTCGCTGGAAGATCTGGGCCGTGCGAAGAAGGTGCAGATTTCCAAGGAAAACACCACGATCATCGACGGTGCCGGCGACTCGACCGAGATCAAGAACCGTGTCGAGCAGATCCGCAAGCAGATCGAGGAAGCCACCTCCGACTACGACAAGGAGAAGCTCCAGGAGCGTGTCGCGAAGCTGGCCGGCGGCGTGGCCGTCATCAAGGTCGGTGCCGCAACCGAGGTCGAGATGAAAGAGAAAAAGGCCCGCGTCGAAGACGCGCTGCACGCCACGCGTGCCGCCGTCGAGGAAGGCGTGGTCCCCGGTGGCGGTGTCGCGCTGGTGCGTGCCATCTCCGCGCTCGACAACGCCAAGGGCGACAACACCGATCAGGATCGTGGCATCTCCATCGTGCGTCGCTCCATCGAGGAGCCGCTGCGCCAGATCGTCGCGAATGCCGGCCTCGAAGGCTCGGTCATCCTCGACAAGGTCCGCGCCGGCGAAGGCAACTACGGCTACAACGCCTCGACCGGTGAATTCGGCGACATGGTTGCCATGGGCATCCTGGACCCGACCAAGGTCACCCGCACCGCGCTGCAGAACGCCGCGTCGGTCTCTGGTCTGATGATCACGACCGAGGCGATGGTCAGCGAAGCGCCGAAGAAGGAAGAGCACGGTAGCGCCGTGCCGGGCGGCGGCATGGACGACATGGGTGGCATGGGCGGCATGGGCATGATGTAA
- a CDS encoding type II toxin-antitoxin system VapC family toxin — protein MLLVDTSIWVDHLRQGEPRLVALLEREEVLIHPFVIGELACGNLSNCQELLSLLGELPAINPITHDEALALIEHHQLMGRGLGWIDIHLLGSAMVAGAGFWTRDRRLREAADNLNVAAPIGP, from the coding sequence ATGCTGCTGGTTGACACCTCCATCTGGGTCGACCACCTGCGCCAGGGCGAACCCCGACTGGTGGCGCTGCTGGAGCGCGAAGAAGTGCTCATCCATCCGTTCGTTATTGGCGAACTGGCCTGCGGCAATCTAAGTAACTGCCAAGAGCTGCTTTCCCTGTTGGGCGAACTGCCCGCGATCAACCCGATTACGCACGATGAAGCGCTTGCGCTGATAGAGCATCACCAACTCATGGGTCGTGGCCTAGGCTGGATCGATATTCACCTCTTAGGCTCGGCTATGGTCGCAGGGGCTGGCTTCTGGACTCGCGACCGTCGCCTGCGGGAGGCGGCCGACAATCTGAACGTGGCTGCCCCGATTGGTCCTTGA
- a CDS encoding TlpA family protein disulfide reductase, producing the protein MNAPGRGLAIAAIAALGVAAGVAAGLYLRPAVPPPAPEMRTLVQPKPVEQVAEFRFLDLEGRERDAREWRGKVLVVNFWATWCPPCRAEIPGFVDLQNQYGAAGLQFVGIATDDEQAVREFVSRYGISYPILLGDEAGSELARAFGNEYGGLPYTVVFDRDGRLKRVFSGLVQHAEAEAVIKPLL; encoded by the coding sequence TTGAACGCGCCGGGCCGCGGTCTGGCGATCGCCGCGATTGCGGCGCTCGGCGTGGCCGCCGGGGTCGCGGCCGGCCTGTACCTGCGTCCGGCCGTACCGCCGCCGGCGCCGGAGATGCGCACGCTGGTGCAGCCCAAGCCGGTCGAACAGGTCGCGGAATTTCGGTTTCTCGACCTCGAAGGCCGCGAGCGCGACGCGCGCGAGTGGCGCGGCAAGGTGCTGGTGGTGAATTTCTGGGCGACCTGGTGCCCGCCGTGCCGCGCGGAAATTCCGGGCTTCGTCGACCTGCAGAACCAGTACGGCGCGGCCGGCCTGCAGTTCGTCGGGATCGCGACCGATGACGAGCAGGCGGTCCGCGAGTTCGTCTCCCGCTACGGGATCAGCTACCCGATCCTGCTCGGCGATGAAGCGGGCTCGGAGCTGGCGCGTGCGTTCGGCAACGAATACGGCGGGCTGCCCTATACCGTGGTCTTCGATCGCGACGGAAGGCTCAAACGGGTGTTCTCGGGGCTCGTCCAGCACGCCGAAGCGGAGGCCGTGATCAAGCCCCTGCTATAG
- a CDS encoding type II toxin-antitoxin system VapB family antitoxin, with the protein MRTTLNIDDSLLSEAGRLTGIREKTALVRAGLEALIARESARRLAALGGSEPDLKQVPRRREASDAAG; encoded by the coding sequence ATGAGAACGACACTGAATATCGACGACAGCTTGCTGTCCGAAGCGGGGCGCCTGACAGGAATTCGTGAGAAGACCGCGCTGGTCCGGGCAGGGCTGGAGGCCCTGATTGCTCGGGAAAGTGCGCGCCGCCTGGCGGCCCTGGGCGGTTCCGAGCCAGATCTGAAACAAGTTCCACGCCGCAGGGAAGCCTCGGATGCTGCTGGTTGA
- the aroQ gene encoding type II 3-dehydroquinate dehydratase, protein MASILVLHGPNLNLLGTREPEIYGRTTLAEIDARLAGLAAEAGFELDSFQSNAEHELVGRIQTAPARGCRFVIINPGAFTHTSIALRDAFAATALPFIEVHLSNVFAREAFRHRSYLSDIAVGVISGLGAAGYELALAAALNRLSAAG, encoded by the coding sequence GTGGCCTCGATTCTCGTCCTGCATGGTCCGAACCTGAACCTGCTCGGCACCCGCGAGCCCGAAATCTACGGCCGCACGACCCTGGCCGAAATCGACGCGCGGCTCGCCGGACTGGCTGCGGAAGCCGGCTTCGAACTCGACAGCTTTCAGTCCAACGCCGAGCATGAGCTGGTCGGGCGCATCCAGACCGCACCGGCCCGGGGCTGCCGGTTCGTGATCATCAATCCCGGGGCGTTCACGCACACCTCGATCGCCCTGCGCGATGCGTTCGCCGCCACCGCGCTGCCGTTCATCGAGGTGCACCTGTCGAACGTGTTCGCGCGCGAGGCGTTTCGCCACCGCTCGTACCTGTCCGACATCGCCGTCGGTGTGATCTCCGGCCTCGGGGCGGCCGGCTACGAGCTGGCGCTTGCCGCGGCGCTCAACCGCCTGTCGGCCGCCGGCTGA